A window of the Tunturibacter empetritectus genome harbors these coding sequences:
- a CDS encoding GNAT family N-acetyltransferase — translation MTVDLAWYSIRTASMADAETMARHRALMFQDMGSAPNAEAETEHLFAASAPWFRSLLARGEYAGWFVVWRGETGGEDEEGDEIVAGGGIHLREMGPVPGCCRVGRSGHIANIYTVPAHRRRGLARLLMETMLEWSESIGLDQVTLSASSDGRPLYSSLGFRATPEMMLPVRRTCAD, via the coding sequence ATGACGGTAGACCTTGCGTGGTATTCGATACGCACCGCGAGCATGGCCGATGCAGAGACGATGGCGCGTCATAGAGCTCTGATGTTTCAGGATATGGGTTCGGCGCCGAACGCAGAGGCGGAGACGGAGCACCTCTTTGCCGCAAGTGCGCCCTGGTTCAGAAGTTTGCTTGCGAGGGGAGAGTATGCCGGTTGGTTCGTGGTCTGGCGAGGCGAGACGGGCGGCGAAGATGAAGAAGGCGACGAGATCGTCGCGGGAGGCGGTATCCATCTGCGGGAGATGGGGCCGGTTCCAGGTTGTTGTCGTGTAGGGCGCTCGGGGCATATCGCGAACATCTACACCGTGCCGGCCCATCGCCGACGGGGACTGGCTCGTCTGCTTATGGAGACGATGCTGGAGTGGTCCGAGAGTATTGGGCTGGATCAGGTGACCTTGAGTGCGTCGAGTGATGGCCGGCCGCTTTATAGCTCTCTTGGTTTTAGGGCTACCCCGGAGATGATGTTGCCGGTAAGGCGTACCTGCGCCGATTGA
- the rpmH gene encoding 50S ribosomal protein L34 has product MPKRTFQPNRRHRAKTHGFLSRMKTKAGAAVLSRRRAKGRHKIAVSAGFRD; this is encoded by the coding sequence ATGCCGAAGCGTACCTTTCAACCCAACCGCCGCCACCGCGCCAAGACGCACGGCTTTCTTTCCCGCATGAAGACTAAGGCGGGAGCCGCTGTGCTCAGCCGTCGCCGCGCCAAGGGCCGTCACAAGATCGCCGTCAGCGCCGGTTTCCGCGACTAG
- the rnpA gene encoding ribonuclease P protein component, whose amino-acid sequence MPRTPMDAKPNSIFRLRKHADYQRVYKASRKQFAKQMSYFFALRPQLGSDGTPLRDADASSPRVGLTVGKVMGKAVDRNRIKRRMREAVRRNLATLNTPVDVILHPRRSVIDLDFPALEREVATVFRMIQKMADRRPASEPAGQPGRQREDRSDKRISAASR is encoded by the coding sequence TTGCCTCGTACGCCAATGGATGCGAAGCCAAATTCGATCTTTCGCCTGCGCAAACATGCTGACTATCAGCGCGTGTATAAGGCCAGCCGCAAACAGTTTGCGAAGCAGATGAGCTACTTCTTTGCGCTTCGGCCGCAGCTGGGGTCTGACGGAACTCCGCTGCGGGATGCGGATGCGTCAAGCCCGAGGGTGGGTTTGACGGTGGGGAAGGTGATGGGGAAGGCGGTTGACCGCAACCGCATCAAGCGGCGCATGCGTGAGGCGGTCCGGAGAAATCTTGCGACGCTCAACACGCCGGTGGATGTGATTCTGCATCCGCGCCGCAGTGTGATCGATCTCGACTTTCCGGCGCTGGAGCGCGAAGTTGCGACGGTGTTTCGGATGATTCAGAAGATGGCCGATCGGAGACCTGCAAGTGAGCCTGCAGGTCAGCCCGGCCGTCAGCGTGAGGATCGCTCCGACAAGCGGATCTCAGCTGCATCGCGATAG
- a CDS encoding L-lactate dehydrogenase, with the protein MAAHRTRITIIGCGHVGTSCAYALLQNHLAREIVLIGDTQNLVHGEALDLQQSVPLGTPVKIFAGSYKDAAKSSIVILTVGTPGKFSGSRLDMLAGNAVIVRSCISKLMAEGFEGVLLIATNPLDVLTYIAQTESGLPVSQVIGTGTLLDTERLRYILGEKLNVDPRSVHASVIGEHGDSSVAVWSAAQVAGIPLAQYPGADTLPSQKELLAIVRHAGPEVAMLKGNTCFAIAACVTRICEAILRDERSVLMVSTMMTGQYGLNEVSLSTPCIVGNCGVETALELHLNEVEQKALEASAAVLKHAYSQLT; encoded by the coding sequence ATGGCCGCCCATCGCACCCGCATCACTATTATCGGTTGTGGTCACGTCGGGACCAGCTGCGCCTATGCTCTGTTGCAAAACCACCTCGCACGCGAGATCGTTCTCATCGGTGACACTCAAAATCTTGTCCACGGCGAAGCTCTGGATCTCCAACAGTCGGTCCCGTTAGGCACCCCTGTAAAGATCTTCGCCGGAAGTTATAAGGACGCCGCGAAAAGCTCCATCGTCATCCTGACCGTAGGAACCCCCGGAAAGTTCAGCGGTTCACGCCTCGACATGCTGGCGGGCAACGCGGTTATCGTTCGTAGCTGCATTAGCAAGCTCATGGCAGAAGGATTCGAGGGCGTGCTCTTGATCGCTACGAACCCGCTGGACGTTCTTACCTACATCGCACAAACTGAGTCGGGCTTGCCTGTCAGCCAGGTCATAGGCACTGGAACTCTATTAGACACTGAGCGTCTGCGCTACATTCTCGGTGAAAAGCTTAACGTAGATCCACGCTCTGTTCACGCTTCCGTTATCGGCGAGCATGGAGACTCTTCAGTTGCAGTCTGGAGCGCCGCACAGGTCGCCGGCATTCCGCTCGCTCAATATCCAGGCGCAGACACACTTCCTTCCCAGAAAGAACTGTTGGCTATCGTCCGCCATGCTGGCCCAGAAGTTGCAATGCTCAAGGGAAACACCTGCTTCGCCATCGCCGCCTGCGTTACGCGAATCTGCGAGGCTATCCTCCGCGACGAGCGCTCTGTTCTCATGGTCTCAACTATGATGACAGGTCAGTACGGCCTCAACGAGGTGTCACTCAGTACGCCCTGCATAGTGGGCAACTGCGGCGTTGAAACCGCTCTCGAACTACATCTCAATGAAGTTGAACAGAAGGCGCTCGAAGCCTCTGCAGCAGTGCTAAAACACGCATATTCTCAACTCACATAA
- a CDS encoding SRPBCC domain-containing protein codes for MAQQTPLHFVFYIAAPPDKVWEGFVSFESNRILFMAELEAELKPGGSMNWVGPGADGKRSIYVRGEVLQAEPPKLLQYTFALGSSSKVSRVTVELVPESEATRASVTHDQWAEDDTGYASSADGWPRILSRLKTLIETGKTFRPH; via the coding sequence ATGGCCCAGCAAACTCCATTGCACTTCGTCTTCTACATCGCTGCACCTCCCGATAAAGTCTGGGAGGGCTTTGTCTCCTTCGAATCCAACCGCATCCTCTTTATGGCTGAACTCGAAGCCGAGCTAAAGCCTGGCGGTTCGATGAACTGGGTCGGCCCCGGGGCCGACGGCAAGCGCAGCATCTACGTTCGCGGGGAGGTGCTCCAGGCTGAGCCGCCAAAGCTATTGCAATACACCTTCGCCCTTGGCTCTTCCAGCAAGGTCTCCCGGGTTACAGTAGAGCTCGTGCCAGAGAGTGAGGCCACAAGGGCTTCCGTCACACATGACCAGTGGGCGGAAGACGATACCGGTTACGCCTCCAGTGCGGATGGCTGGCCCCGCATCCTCTCCCGCCTAAAAACACTGATCGAAACAGGCAAAACGTTTAGGCCGCATTGA
- a CDS encoding NAD(P)-dependent oxidoreductase: MKIALFGANGATGRLLTQRCLAAGYEVSALLRTPETFPMRDRVDVIQGSAFDPTPIRQTIADADVVLSALGASSLKKEDVLERAVPQIVAAMQETSTQTKPVRRIIVLGSAGALPTSLDKQPAWRRWIVQNIVYNTFLKWPVASQISQWDTLSHSSLDWTMVMPPMLTNTPGHGAYRVDGEALPPNGSRISREDVADFMMQQIGNPQWVRKGVYITW, encoded by the coding sequence ATGAAGATCGCGCTCTTCGGAGCCAATGGCGCTACCGGAAGACTTCTTACCCAGCGCTGTCTCGCCGCTGGGTACGAGGTCTCCGCACTGCTCCGCACACCCGAAACCTTTCCTATGCGTGACCGGGTGGATGTTATTCAGGGCAGCGCCTTTGACCCCACTCCGATCCGCCAGACCATCGCAGACGCCGATGTAGTCCTGTCAGCCCTTGGGGCAAGCTCCCTCAAGAAGGAAGATGTCCTTGAGCGAGCAGTTCCTCAGATCGTCGCCGCCATGCAGGAGACATCCACTCAGACAAAACCAGTCCGCCGCATCATCGTCCTCGGCTCTGCCGGTGCGCTTCCTACCTCGCTCGACAAGCAACCCGCATGGCGCCGCTGGATCGTTCAGAACATCGTCTACAACACCTTCCTCAAGTGGCCCGTGGCGTCGCAGATCTCGCAGTGGGATACCCTCTCCCATAGCAGCCTCGACTGGACCATGGTGATGCCTCCCATGCTCACCAACACGCCCGGCCATGGAGCCTATCGCGTCGACGGTGAGGCGCTCCCCCCGAATGGCAGCCGCATCTCCCGCGAAGACGTCGCCGACTTCATGATGCAGCAGATTGGCAACCCACAATGGGTCCGCAAAGGTGTGTACATCACGTGGTGA
- the dnaA gene encoding chromosomal replication initiator protein DnaA, with translation MSFVPTATAVLNYWVRILAALEKKINRQSYETWLKPTRFSHLEGKKLFVRIPSTDFQHIGDRYADLIQEAIDNLGLDVESVAFTTPEQDPRAPKVREDGGFAPVPSHSQSAPRQRLGASGSSTNSVSGPAPEQARFDWSAASQLNPRYQFDAFVIGSGNQFATAAAQAVAERPSKAYNPLFLYGGVGMGKTHLMHAIGHDVKRRQPHASISYVSGEKFTNEMINSVRYDKMTGFRDKFRNVDVLLIDDIQFLAGKERTQEEFFHTFNTLHESMKQIVIASDRPPKELADFEDRLRSRFEWGLIADIQPPDLETKVAILQKKAESEQTQLPTDVAMFIASNVRTNVRELEGALVRLIAWCSMHGVEITLAVTQQCLKQFIDTQVRKITIETIQRTVAEQFGMRVAELKQKNNSRQIVVPRQIAMFLAKQLTEASLPEIGRQFGGKHHTTVMHSISKIDEQRRADKDLNRTINKLMETLS, from the coding sequence ATGTCATTCGTTCCGACGGCTACCGCCGTACTGAATTATTGGGTTCGTATCCTGGCTGCTCTTGAGAAGAAGATCAACCGCCAGTCTTACGAGACCTGGCTCAAGCCGACACGGTTCTCACATCTCGAGGGCAAAAAGCTCTTCGTGCGAATTCCCTCCACGGACTTCCAGCACATCGGCGACCGGTACGCCGACCTCATCCAGGAGGCTATCGACAATCTGGGACTCGACGTAGAGTCGGTCGCCTTCACCACGCCCGAGCAGGACCCCCGCGCGCCCAAGGTGCGAGAAGATGGCGGCTTCGCTCCCGTTCCAAGTCACAGCCAGAGCGCACCCAGGCAGCGCCTCGGCGCATCAGGCTCATCGACTAACTCAGTCTCAGGGCCAGCGCCGGAGCAGGCTCGATTCGACTGGAGTGCAGCCTCGCAGCTCAACCCGCGCTATCAGTTCGACGCCTTCGTCATCGGCAGCGGCAATCAGTTCGCCACAGCAGCAGCCCAGGCCGTCGCGGAACGACCCTCCAAGGCCTACAACCCCCTCTTCCTCTACGGCGGCGTCGGCATGGGCAAGACCCACCTGATGCATGCCATCGGACATGACGTAAAGCGTAGGCAGCCGCACGCCTCCATCAGCTACGTCAGCGGCGAAAAGTTCACCAACGAGATGATCAACTCGGTCCGCTACGACAAGATGACCGGCTTCCGCGATAAGTTCCGCAACGTCGACGTTCTGCTAATCGACGACATCCAGTTTCTCGCCGGCAAGGAGCGCACCCAGGAGGAGTTCTTCCACACCTTCAACACGCTGCACGAGAGCATGAAGCAGATCGTCATCGCCAGCGACCGCCCGCCGAAAGAGTTGGCCGACTTTGAAGATCGTCTGCGCTCGCGCTTCGAGTGGGGTTTGATCGCCGACATTCAGCCGCCCGATCTCGAAACCAAGGTCGCGATCCTGCAGAAGAAGGCCGAGAGCGAGCAGACCCAACTCCCTACTGACGTAGCCATGTTTATCGCCTCGAACGTGCGGACCAATGTGCGTGAGCTTGAGGGCGCGTTGGTGAGGCTCATCGCCTGGTGCAGCATGCATGGCGTAGAGATCACGCTTGCCGTCACCCAGCAATGTCTGAAGCAGTTCATCGACACTCAGGTTCGCAAGATCACGATTGAGACCATTCAGCGCACCGTGGCGGAGCAGTTTGGCATGCGCGTTGCGGAGTTGAAGCAGAAGAACAACTCCCGGCAGATTGTGGTGCCGCGGCAGATTGCCATGTTCCTGGCCAAACAGTTGACGGAGGCTTCCCTGCCTGAGATTGGGCGGCAGTTCGGCGGCAAGCACCACACCACGGTGATGCACTCGATCTCGAAGATCGACGAGCAGCGCCGCGCCGACAAGGACCTGAATCGTACGATCAACAAGCTGATGGAGACGCTGAGCTAA
- the yidC gene encoding membrane protein insertase YidC, translated as MAEFKNPNQQGGGDNKSLLVMMAVLVTVFFGLQYFRAKNNPQTSSPNAGQSAAAIAGAQTPGQAPATVVATSTPSAAAAPTGSVATVQAPAEATTTVENELYSITFTNRGGQVSSWILKKYKDSDGKPLNLVHTQAAQQFGYPLSLYTYDAALTANLSKALYVPSATGPLAAPASLTFKYSDGATTVRKTFSFDETYVLHADVEVTRGGVPVRALLNWPGGFGDQDNASAYAGAQLDYAQHAKEQHLAPKKVSGGDTLNGPLDWAGTSDTYFAAIFLPDSPDTATVAMLHNQLDVAKTIRRTGLGAGAPAKGAIEVPVLGAALGDTSGHTQTRVYVGPKAVNILRGIHATGDTISLEPLLDFGFFGPIGKYLFLSLQFIHAHITSNWGWAIVLLTVLINLLILPLRVKTMQSGLKMQRIQPQMDAIKERYKKYKATDPKRNEMNVEIMKLQKDNGVNMFGGCIPTLIQMPLLFAFFSMLPKVVELRQAHWFWLPDLSSADPYHILPIVMIVSQFLVQFYTPSPGVDPQQQKMMAFMMPAVSGYMTWNYASGLALYWTIGNLISIVQQSVMNRTSLGREMREIAAKRARRKAGAPTTISGKR; from the coding sequence TTGGCAGAGTTTAAAAACCCAAATCAACAGGGCGGCGGCGACAATAAATCGCTCCTGGTCATGATGGCCGTTCTGGTCACCGTCTTCTTTGGCCTGCAGTACTTTCGCGCGAAGAATAACCCGCAGACGAGTTCGCCTAACGCTGGGCAGAGCGCTGCAGCGATTGCCGGCGCTCAGACGCCAGGGCAGGCTCCGGCTACGGTGGTTGCGACGAGTACACCTTCGGCTGCGGCTGCTCCTACGGGCTCGGTGGCTACGGTGCAGGCTCCTGCTGAGGCGACTACGACGGTCGAGAATGAACTCTACAGCATTACGTTCACCAATCGCGGCGGACAGGTTTCGAGCTGGATTCTGAAGAAGTACAAAGACTCGGACGGCAAGCCGCTGAACCTGGTTCATACGCAGGCAGCGCAGCAGTTCGGCTATCCGCTGTCGCTGTATACCTACGATGCGGCGTTGACGGCGAATCTAAGCAAAGCGCTGTATGTGCCGTCGGCTACGGGGCCGCTCGCTGCTCCGGCGAGCCTGACGTTTAAATATTCCGATGGCGCAACGACGGTGCGTAAGACGTTCTCCTTCGACGAGACGTATGTTCTGCACGCTGATGTCGAGGTGACGCGGGGTGGCGTTCCGGTTCGCGCACTGCTGAATTGGCCGGGGGGCTTTGGGGATCAGGATAATGCATCGGCGTATGCGGGTGCGCAGCTGGATTACGCACAACATGCCAAGGAGCAACACCTGGCGCCGAAGAAGGTCTCGGGGGGCGACACGCTGAATGGGCCGCTTGACTGGGCGGGCACCAGCGATACTTACTTTGCTGCGATCTTCCTGCCGGATTCGCCGGACACCGCGACGGTGGCGATGCTGCATAACCAGCTGGATGTGGCGAAGACGATCCGGCGCACTGGTCTTGGGGCTGGCGCGCCTGCGAAGGGAGCGATTGAGGTGCCGGTTCTGGGCGCGGCACTGGGCGATACCAGCGGCCACACGCAGACCCGCGTTTATGTTGGCCCCAAGGCGGTGAATATTCTGCGCGGCATTCATGCTACCGGCGATACGATTTCGCTTGAGCCGCTGCTGGACTTTGGGTTCTTCGGGCCGATAGGGAAGTATCTGTTCCTCTCGCTGCAGTTTATCCACGCTCACATTACGTCAAACTGGGGCTGGGCGATTGTTCTTCTGACGGTGCTGATCAATCTGCTGATTCTTCCGCTGCGCGTGAAGACAATGCAGAGCGGGCTGAAGATGCAGCGCATTCAACCGCAGATGGATGCCATCAAGGAGCGCTACAAGAAGTACAAGGCGACCGATCCGAAGCGCAACGAGATGAACGTCGAGATCATGAAGCTGCAGAAGGATAACGGCGTCAACATGTTTGGCGGCTGCATTCCTACGCTGATCCAGATGCCTCTGCTGTTCGCATTCTTCAGCATGCTGCCCAAGGTGGTTGAGCTACGCCAGGCGCACTGGTTCTGGCTGCCGGATCTCTCGAGCGCCGACCCGTATCACATTCTGCCGATCGTGATGATCGTGAGCCAGTTCCTGGTGCAGTTTTATACGCCGTCTCCCGGGGTCGATCCCCAGCAGCAGAAGATGATGGCGTTCATGATGCCGGCGGTCTCCGGTTATATGACCTGGAACTATGCCTCGGGCCTGGCTCTCTACTGGACCATCGGCAACCTGATCAGCATCGTGCAGCAGTCGGTGATGAACCGCACCAGCCTTGGGCGCGAGATGCGGGAGATCGCAGCCAAACGGGCTCGCCGCAAGGCAGGAGCGCCTACGACCATCTCGGGAAAACGATAG
- the yidD gene encoding membrane protein insertion efficiency factor YidD, whose amino-acid sequence MNNSERGLAKAAQRESSAMEPGVGVRVAYGIYKGIVSPVLHAFSPSQCLYLPTCSEYAYVALVRFGVVKGTWLALRRVGRCHPFAKGGLDPVPLRSSDTMAAPISTDHLS is encoded by the coding sequence ATGAATAACTCTGAACGTGGTCTCGCGAAAGCTGCTCAGAGGGAGTCCAGTGCTATGGAGCCCGGTGTGGGTGTTCGCGTGGCCTATGGGATTTACAAGGGCATCGTGTCGCCGGTGCTGCATGCCTTCAGCCCCAGCCAGTGTCTCTACCTTCCGACGTGCTCGGAGTATGCGTATGTGGCGCTGGTTCGCTTCGGTGTGGTGAAGGGAACGTGGCTGGCGCTGCGTCGCGTGGGGAGGTGCCATCCGTTTGCGAAGGGCGGGCTGGATCCGGTTCCGCTGCGAAGCTCCGATACCATGGCCGCCCCTATTTCCACAGACCATTTATCATAA
- a CDS encoding protein jag, producing MKLHALEIGLIEMTNPLMDQGRAVKKIADFLEVLKETGSLDLQSHILACNGHVQPNADASADVNSPGLNGASTPDSSPVICVEFTGTDTPLLLARNGELLHAIEHLAAKILRLEPEEHDLIFFDAEGFKANRDRELQHSAETAIEQVRDTGRPYSFPPMTSRERRLLHLALAKSGLPTASSGEGPRRFVVLYPEGPAAAQPVPTADRTRAIRNSFRRR from the coding sequence ATGAAACTTCACGCCCTCGAAATTGGTCTTATAGAGATGACGAACCCCCTGATGGATCAGGGCCGTGCAGTGAAGAAGATCGCGGACTTCCTGGAAGTTTTGAAAGAGACTGGAAGTCTCGACTTGCAATCTCACATTCTTGCCTGCAACGGCCACGTGCAACCCAACGCTGACGCTTCTGCCGACGTGAACTCCCCTGGCTTAAACGGCGCCTCTACCCCCGACTCGTCGCCTGTGATCTGCGTCGAGTTTACCGGCACAGATACTCCCCTTCTCCTTGCCCGCAATGGCGAACTCCTTCACGCCATCGAGCATCTTGCCGCCAAAATCCTCCGGTTGGAACCTGAAGAGCACGATCTGATCTTCTTCGATGCCGAAGGCTTCAAAGCAAATCGCGACCGAGAGCTTCAGCACTCTGCCGAGACGGCCATCGAACAGGTTCGCGACACGGGCAGGCCGTACTCTTTTCCTCCTATGACCTCGCGCGAGCGCCGCCTGCTTCACCTTGCCCTGGCAAAGTCCGGCCTGCCGACGGCCTCTTCGGGCGAAGGCCCCAGGCGTTTTGTGGTTCTCTATCCTGAGGGCCCGGCAGCGGCGCAACCGGTGCCGACCGCCGATCGAACGCGCGCTATTCGCAACAGCTTCCGCCGGCGCTGA
- a CDS encoding tetratricopeptide repeat protein — MPDMPAEHHHHDDAEQTLGRVSFPTSCAARSQGAMEHGVALLHSFGYTQAEMQFRAISKDDPACAIAHWGVAMTKYQELWGEPEAAALKTGAEEMAEARKLAAPPAVVTAREQAYIGALSAFFDPANGKDATFQQRADAYEAKMNALHTAYPDDVEGAAFDALAILAGKSPTDTSLSHEHEALAILIPLFKAHPDHPGLAHYIIHTCDTPALAPEGLQAAREYAKIAPASAHALHMPGHIFARLGMWQEDIDSNVASVKASEKAEAAGQPGAAHQMHAKEFLIYAYLQVGRDAKAKELTDSMRSVGQKMEAMPGMDDMKHAGNRLDNEVRAVYGIEMHDWKTLAVATPAPGSKEYLKFDTYWGQGVAAGHLKDSKLAASALVNFDKGVEALKKSPYASHVSSTEVARNEIVGWKAFAEDKPEEAVAAMRKAADQQDKLGQGEVDIPAREMLGDLLMMEKKPEAALVEYKMALKLSPNRLNGLLSAGMAAEEDKKPVEARAFYAEASRQTNFGKTSERPGLAHAVKVVGSAETARN, encoded by the coding sequence ATGCCAGATATGCCGGCGGAGCACCATCATCACGACGATGCGGAGCAGACGCTGGGACGAGTTTCATTTCCGACCTCGTGCGCGGCACGATCACAAGGGGCGATGGAGCACGGCGTAGCGCTGCTGCACTCGTTTGGATACACCCAGGCAGAGATGCAGTTTCGTGCGATCTCGAAGGACGACCCGGCGTGCGCGATCGCTCACTGGGGCGTGGCGATGACGAAGTACCAGGAGTTGTGGGGAGAGCCGGAGGCCGCCGCGTTGAAGACGGGTGCAGAGGAGATGGCAGAGGCTCGAAAACTGGCTGCGCCCCCTGCGGTAGTGACAGCGCGGGAACAGGCGTATATCGGGGCTTTGAGTGCATTCTTCGATCCTGCCAATGGGAAGGACGCGACGTTTCAGCAACGGGCAGACGCGTATGAGGCGAAGATGAATGCGCTGCACACTGCGTATCCGGATGACGTGGAGGGAGCGGCGTTTGACGCACTAGCGATCCTCGCCGGGAAGTCACCAACAGATACCTCGCTAAGTCATGAGCATGAGGCTCTGGCAATTCTGATCCCGCTGTTCAAGGCCCATCCCGACCATCCAGGGTTGGCGCACTACATCATCCATACCTGCGATACACCGGCTCTCGCACCAGAGGGACTACAAGCCGCGCGGGAGTATGCGAAGATTGCGCCTGCGTCGGCCCATGCGCTGCATATGCCAGGGCACATCTTTGCGAGGCTGGGGATGTGGCAGGAGGATATCGATTCGAATGTGGCATCCGTGAAGGCTTCGGAGAAGGCTGAGGCCGCAGGACAGCCGGGAGCAGCTCACCAGATGCATGCGAAGGAGTTCCTGATCTACGCGTACCTGCAAGTGGGGCGGGACGCGAAGGCGAAGGAGCTAACCGATAGCATGCGGTCAGTTGGCCAAAAGATGGAGGCGATGCCCGGGATGGACGATATGAAGCATGCCGGGAATCGCCTGGATAACGAGGTGCGGGCGGTGTACGGGATCGAGATGCATGACTGGAAGACGTTGGCTGTGGCGACGCCTGCGCCGGGCTCGAAGGAGTACTTGAAGTTCGATACGTACTGGGGCCAGGGTGTCGCTGCAGGGCATCTTAAGGATTCGAAGCTGGCGGCATCGGCGCTGGTGAACTTTGACAAAGGCGTTGAGGCGCTGAAGAAGTCGCCGTATGCGTCGCACGTCAGCTCAACCGAGGTGGCTCGCAACGAGATCGTGGGCTGGAAGGCGTTCGCAGAAGACAAGCCGGAGGAGGCTGTGGCGGCGATGCGCAAGGCCGCAGACCAGCAGGACAAGCTGGGGCAGGGAGAGGTGGATATTCCGGCGCGGGAGATGCTGGGCGATCTGCTGATGATGGAGAAGAAGCCGGAGGCTGCGCTGGTGGAGTACAAGATGGCATTGAAGCTGAGCCCGAACCGTTTGAATGGGCTGCTGAGCGCGGGGATGGCTGCAGAGGAAGATAAGAAGCCGGTGGAAGCTCGCGCGTTTTATGCTGAGGCGTCTCGGCAGACGAACTTTGGGAAGACAAGTGAGCGGCCGGGGCTGGCGCATGCGGTAAAGGTAGTGGGGTCCGCGGAGACGGCGCGGAATTAG
- the dnaN gene encoding DNA polymerase III subunit beta translates to MTLPTETSAAPAPTGNLEITVSRAELLRELTAAQSVVERKTTIPILSNFLFEATQGEGGDRLTITATDLDQSLRTSCAAKVKKAGACTIPARKLYDYIKLLPEGEISIKLMDNHWVQIRAGRSNTKMVGMARANFPQVPEFPASGAVKISVPSLKNMVSKTIFAISNEESRYTLNGALLVLKAESMAMVATDGHRLAHIEKLGETLDGVSGEKKTLIPRKALSELSSLLGATEAETLEFGDDDQTLFFRVGGRVLTSRKLTGQFPNYEAVLPRDNNKFVIVRSEDLMGSIQRVAQFADERSGAIKIRLEQNELKLSSSSTDAGESEDTIETPYNYDPLVVGFNSQYLIDFLKAIGNSGEVRLEFKDAQSAGQMRPEDANEDVKYRYILMPMRI, encoded by the coding sequence ATGACTTTGCCGACCGAGACGAGCGCAGCGCCAGCCCCAACCGGCAACCTCGAGATCACCGTCTCCCGCGCGGAGTTGCTGCGTGAGTTGACTGCTGCCCAGAGCGTGGTCGAGCGAAAGACGACGATTCCAATCCTGTCGAACTTCCTATTCGAGGCGACGCAGGGCGAAGGCGGCGACCGGTTGACCATTACGGCGACTGATCTCGATCAGAGCCTGCGGACGAGCTGCGCGGCCAAGGTGAAGAAGGCGGGCGCTTGCACGATTCCCGCCCGCAAGCTGTACGACTACATCAAGCTGCTGCCCGAGGGCGAGATCTCAATCAAGCTGATGGACAACCACTGGGTGCAGATTCGGGCAGGGCGGTCGAACACGAAGATGGTGGGGATGGCGCGGGCGAACTTCCCGCAGGTCCCGGAGTTTCCGGCCAGCGGCGCGGTAAAGATTTCAGTGCCTTCGTTGAAGAACATGGTGTCGAAGACGATCTTTGCGATCTCGAACGAAGAGTCTCGCTACACGCTGAATGGTGCTCTGCTTGTCCTGAAGGCGGAGAGCATGGCGATGGTTGCGACTGATGGCCATCGGCTGGCGCATATCGAAAAGCTAGGCGAGACGCTGGATGGTGTGTCGGGTGAGAAGAAGACGCTGATTCCACGGAAGGCGCTGAGTGAGCTCTCTTCGCTGCTTGGGGCGACGGAGGCCGAGACGCTTGAGTTTGGCGATGACGATCAGACGCTGTTCTTCAGGGTTGGCGGCCGTGTGTTGACCAGCCGCAAACTAACCGGGCAGTTCCCTAACTATGAGGCTGTACTGCCGCGGGATAACAATAAATTTGTGATCGTTCGGTCAGAGGATCTAATGGGTTCAATTCAGCGCGTGGCTCAGTTCGCGGATGAGCGCAGTGGCGCGATTAAGATCCGTCTGGAGCAGAATGAGCTGAAGCTCTCTTCTTCGAGCACGGATGCAGGGGAGTCGGAAGATACGATCGAGACACCGTATAACTACGATCCTCTGGTAGTGGGATTCAACAGCCAGTATCTTATCGATTTTCTAAAGGCAATCGGCAATAGCGGTGAAGTGCGTCTGGAGTTCAAGGATGCACAGAGCGCCGGCCAGATGAGGCCAGAAGATGCGAATGAGGATGTGAAGTATAGATACATCCTGATGCCGATGAGGATCTGA